A single region of the Austwickia chelonae genome encodes:
- the mnmA gene encoding tRNA 2-thiouridine(34) synthase MnmA: MRIVAAMSGGVDSAVAASRMVEAGHDVVGVHLALSRSAATLRTSARGCCTAEDSGDARRVADKVGIPFYVWDMAEEFHRDVVEDFLTEYAAGRTPNPCLRCNERIKFAALLDKALALGFDGVATGHYAQVSMPGDGMNTTGRRELHRAVDPAKDQSYVLGVLDADQLARSFFPLGDSTKDRIRVEAAARGFAVAAKPDSHDICFIADGNTRGYLSARLGEKPGEIVDESGSVVGEHVGAYAYTVGQRRGLALRRPAPDGRPRYVTEVDVPANRVVIGPEEMLGIDVIVGMQARWCGEPPSRELSCGVQLRAHGEEIPAVAVVEGEGEVVIRLSRRTRGVAAGQAAVLYEGTRVIGSATICGTSRR, encoded by the coding sequence ATGAGGATCGTGGCTGCGATGAGTGGCGGGGTCGACTCGGCTGTCGCCGCTTCACGGATGGTCGAGGCCGGACACGATGTCGTCGGGGTGCATCTCGCGCTCTCCCGTAGCGCGGCGACCTTGCGCACCTCAGCTCGCGGGTGCTGCACCGCCGAAGACTCCGGGGATGCCAGACGAGTGGCCGACAAGGTCGGCATCCCGTTCTACGTCTGGGATATGGCGGAGGAGTTCCACCGCGACGTCGTCGAGGATTTCCTCACCGAGTACGCCGCCGGGCGTACCCCCAACCCGTGCCTGCGTTGCAACGAGCGGATCAAGTTCGCAGCGCTGTTGGACAAAGCTTTGGCCTTGGGCTTCGACGGGGTGGCCACCGGCCATTACGCACAGGTGAGTATGCCGGGGGACGGCATGAACACCACCGGTCGAAGAGAGCTGCACCGTGCAGTCGATCCGGCGAAGGACCAGTCCTACGTGCTGGGGGTGCTTGACGCCGACCAACTGGCGCGTTCCTTCTTCCCGCTGGGTGACTCGACCAAGGACCGGATCCGTGTCGAAGCCGCTGCCCGAGGCTTCGCGGTGGCTGCCAAACCCGACAGTCACGACATCTGCTTCATCGCGGACGGGAACACCCGGGGATATCTCTCTGCGAGATTGGGTGAGAAACCGGGGGAGATCGTCGATGAGTCGGGCTCGGTGGTCGGTGAACATGTTGGTGCCTACGCCTATACGGTGGGGCAGCGTCGGGGTCTGGCCCTGCGCAGGCCGGCACCGGACGGACGGCCTCGCTATGTCACCGAGGTCGACGTACCGGCGAACCGGGTGGTGATCGGCCCCGAGGAGATGTTGGGTATCGACGTCATCGTCGGCATGCAGGCCCGATGGTGCGGTGAACCGCCTTCCAGGGAGCTCAGCTGCGGAGTGCAGCTGAGGGCCCATGGCGAGGAGATCCCAGCGGTCGCCGTCGTCGAGGGAGAGGGCGAGGTCGTGATCCGTTTGTCCCGGCGTACCCGGGGAGTGGCTGCGGGGCAGGCCGCGGTGCTCTACGAGGGCACTCGGGTCATCGGATCGGCGACCATCTGCGGGACATCTCGCCGCTGA
- a CDS encoding enoyl-CoA hydratase/isomerase family protein, translated as MSEYVRLEVADGVGTIRIDRPRMNPLDASVQDAIAAHAVEADARDDIRAVIVYGGEQVFAAGADVKEMSRMSYTDMVSRAKHVGGFATAVARIGKPTVAAIEGYALGAGCELALACDFRIAAENALLGQPEVLLGLMPGAGGSQRLPRLIGSAKAKDMIFTGRQVGALEALEMGLVDAVCAPGQAWTAAQERMRRFADGPAMAIRHAKEAIDRGLETDLETGTAIEAMLFAGIFATEDARAGMTSFIEKGPGKAAFEGR; from the coding sequence ATGAGCGAGTACGTCCGCCTCGAGGTCGCCGACGGGGTCGGCACCATCCGTATCGACAGACCGAGGATGAACCCTCTGGATGCGTCGGTCCAGGACGCGATAGCGGCTCACGCCGTCGAGGCGGACGCTCGCGATGACATCCGAGCGGTCATCGTGTATGGCGGCGAGCAGGTCTTCGCCGCTGGAGCCGATGTCAAGGAAATGTCTCGGATGTCCTACACGGACATGGTTTCCCGGGCCAAGCACGTTGGCGGCTTCGCCACTGCCGTGGCCCGGATCGGGAAACCCACCGTCGCCGCGATCGAGGGGTATGCCTTAGGCGCCGGATGTGAACTGGCCCTGGCCTGTGATTTTCGGATCGCTGCCGAGAACGCGTTACTGGGCCAGCCCGAGGTTCTGCTGGGCTTGATGCCCGGTGCCGGCGGCTCACAGCGACTGCCACGGCTGATCGGTTCGGCGAAGGCCAAGGACATGATCTTCACCGGTCGCCAGGTCGGCGCGTTGGAGGCCTTGGAGATGGGCCTGGTCGACGCGGTCTGCGCTCCCGGACAGGCCTGGACGGCAGCCCAGGAACGGATGCGCCGCTTCGCCGACGGTCCTGCGATGGCGATCCGTCACGCCAAGGAAGCCATCGACCGAGGCCTGGAGACCGACCTCGAGACAGGCACCGCGATCGAGGCAATGCTTTTCGCCGGGATCTTCGCGACGGAGGATGCGCGCGCAGGGATGACCTCCTTCATCGAGAAGGGGCCGGGGAAAGCCGCTTTCGAAGGGCGGTAA
- a CDS encoding amidohydrolase family protein, whose product MSELALRGPFAEASSRAVHDESDGLSVLSTGKIISCGPADRLLPTLSQETAVHHYPDHLILPGFVDTHVHFPQSRMIAPYGAQLVDWLNTCTFPTSYSTVFPASVDVLFAAAESRGGMCVRTGKVCMDRHRPISSRISSSR is encoded by the coding sequence ATGTCCGAGCTTGCTCTGCGAGGCCCCTTCGCCGAGGCCTCGTCCCGCGCTGTTCACGACGAATCAGACGGCCTGAGCGTCCTCTCGACCGGGAAAATCATCAGCTGCGGACCTGCTGATCGGCTCCTGCCGACCCTCTCCCAGGAAACCGCCGTCCATCACTACCCCGACCACTTGATCCTGCCCGGATTCGTCGACACCCACGTCCATTTCCCCCAGAGCCGCATGATCGCCCCCTACGGAGCCCAACTCGTCGACTGGCTGAACACCTGCACCTTCCCCACCTCCTACAGCACCGTTTTCCCGGCTTCGGTCGACGTTCTCTTCGCTGCTGCCGAATCCCGCGGCGGCATGTGCGTCCGCACCGGAAAGGTCTGTATGGACCGGCACAGGCCGATCAGCTCGCGGATCTCCTCTTCGCGATGA
- a CDS encoding electron transfer flavoprotein subunit beta/FixA family protein: MNIVVCVKYVPDAQSDRSFDEDGTTDRASADGLLSELDEYAIEEALKIKEAGEGEVTVVTVGPEKAVDAVKKALQMGADKAVHVCDEAIAGSDAPATSLVLAEAIKKIGAPDLVLTGMASTDGTMSVVPAMLAERLGLPQVTFASELSVDGGRVRIRRDGDIATEVVEAELPAMVSVTDQINEPRYPSFKGIMAAKKKPVETWSLGDLGVDAGQVGLDAAWTKVLSTTKRPPREQGLIVTDDGQGGAVLAQFLSIQKFV, encoded by the coding sequence ATGAACATCGTCGTCTGTGTCAAATATGTGCCGGACGCCCAGAGCGATCGCTCCTTCGATGAGGACGGGACCACGGATCGGGCGTCCGCCGATGGCCTGTTGTCCGAGCTGGACGAATACGCCATCGAGGAAGCTCTCAAGATCAAGGAAGCTGGCGAGGGCGAGGTCACCGTGGTGACCGTCGGCCCGGAGAAAGCCGTCGACGCAGTGAAGAAAGCCTTGCAGATGGGGGCGGACAAAGCGGTTCACGTCTGCGATGAGGCCATTGCCGGATCCGATGCGCCGGCGACCTCATTGGTCTTGGCCGAGGCGATCAAGAAGATCGGTGCTCCGGATCTCGTGTTGACCGGTATGGCGTCCACCGACGGCACGATGTCGGTCGTGCCTGCGATGTTGGCTGAGCGGTTGGGCCTGCCTCAGGTGACTTTCGCTTCGGAGCTGAGCGTTGACGGCGGACGGGTGCGGATCCGTCGTGACGGTGACATCGCCACAGAGGTGGTCGAGGCCGAGTTGCCTGCGATGGTGTCCGTGACCGACCAGATCAATGAGCCTCGGTATCCCTCGTTCAAGGGGATCATGGCCGCTAAGAAGAAGCCGGTGGAGACCTGGTCGCTGGGCGATCTGGGCGTCGATGCCGGGCAGGTCGGGCTCGATGCCGCGTGGACCAAGGTGTTGTCGACGACGAAGCGTCCTCCGCGTGAGCAGGGTTTGATCGTCACTGATGACGGTCAGGGCGGCGCGGTGCTGGCCCAGTTCCTGTCCATCCAGAAGTTCGTCTGA
- the glgX gene encoding glycogen debranching protein GlgX, producing the protein MRHSPDLPPLLGARPTQQGTDFAVFTSTAEAVELCLFDPGDRSGHSERRVELTDRVHGIWFGHVPDVGPGQHYGYRIHGDWRPEHGRRHNPAKLLLDPYTRAISGEVVLSPEIFGHMVDGQLQGAGDLIDDRDSAAFVPRGVVVDDHFDWGDESSLRRIPWSDSVVYEAHVRGATQTHPGIPDELRGTYAGLAHPTFLDHLHRIGVTTVELLPIHASMSEPRLSRLGLTNYWGYNTLGFFAPHGAYAAAPGPQGSLDEFKSMVRALHAHGFEVLLDVVYNHTCEQGRSGPMLSWRGFDNESYYRIDERGQDIDVTGCGNTVDMRHPMVTGMVLDSLRYWVTECHVDGFRFDLGVALARGRNHDYDPNNPFFVAMRTDPVLSRVKLVAEPWDCGVHGWRTGQFPPPFAEWNDRFRDTARTFWLVDMAATAYRGHGVRELATRMAGSQDLFDHSDRGPLASVNYVAAHDGFTTADVTTYADKHNEANGEHNRDGHGDNRSYNHGIEGVSTDPQIQALRRRSIRNLLATTLLATGVPMLCAGDEIGRTQQGNNNAYCQDNEISWIDWQLEQWQEDLADTVGFLTRLRKENQVFRQASFFSRHPRPGDSRVDVLWFGRYGEPMTSQSWEDPRCRVLQMLLLGDGITCASFLLVFQGKHAAEEVTMPPLSGGRSYRLIWDSGWERPGDGGRIDPGHVTEVGAATLQVYQLI; encoded by the coding sequence GTGCGCCACAGCCCGGATCTGCCGCCCCTCCTCGGGGCTCGACCCACGCAGCAGGGCACGGACTTCGCGGTCTTCACCTCGACCGCCGAGGCCGTCGAGCTGTGTCTCTTCGACCCCGGAGACCGATCCGGCCACTCCGAACGACGCGTCGAGCTGACCGACCGTGTCCACGGCATCTGGTTCGGACATGTGCCCGACGTCGGACCGGGACAGCACTACGGATACCGCATCCACGGCGATTGGCGTCCCGAGCACGGGCGACGGCACAACCCTGCCAAACTGCTCCTCGACCCCTATACGAGAGCGATCAGCGGCGAGGTCGTGCTGTCCCCGGAGATCTTCGGCCACATGGTCGACGGCCAGTTGCAGGGTGCTGGCGATCTGATCGACGACCGGGACAGCGCCGCTTTCGTGCCCCGAGGAGTCGTCGTGGACGACCACTTCGACTGGGGTGACGAGTCGTCCCTCCGCCGGATCCCCTGGAGCGACTCGGTCGTCTACGAGGCCCATGTCCGCGGAGCCACCCAGACACACCCGGGGATCCCCGACGAACTCCGAGGCACTTACGCAGGGCTCGCCCACCCGACCTTCCTCGACCATCTGCACCGGATCGGGGTCACCACCGTCGAGCTGCTGCCGATCCATGCGTCCATGTCCGAACCCCGGCTCTCCCGGCTGGGGCTGACCAATTACTGGGGATACAACACTCTGGGCTTCTTCGCCCCGCACGGCGCCTATGCCGCAGCACCGGGCCCCCAAGGTTCCCTCGACGAATTCAAGTCGATGGTGCGCGCTCTGCACGCCCACGGCTTCGAGGTCCTGCTCGACGTGGTCTACAACCACACCTGCGAACAAGGCCGAAGCGGTCCCATGCTGAGCTGGCGCGGGTTCGACAACGAGAGCTACTACCGGATCGATGAACGCGGCCAGGACATCGATGTCACCGGATGCGGCAACACCGTGGACATGCGACACCCGATGGTGACCGGGATGGTACTCGACTCCCTGCGGTACTGGGTGACCGAATGCCATGTCGACGGATTCCGCTTCGATCTGGGAGTCGCGCTCGCCCGCGGCCGGAACCACGACTACGACCCGAACAACCCGTTCTTCGTGGCGATGCGCACCGACCCGGTCCTGTCCCGGGTGAAACTGGTCGCCGAGCCCTGGGACTGCGGGGTCCACGGCTGGCGTACCGGGCAGTTCCCGCCGCCCTTCGCCGAGTGGAACGACCGCTTCCGCGACACCGCTCGCACCTTCTGGCTGGTCGACATGGCAGCCACCGCCTATCGAGGCCACGGCGTCCGGGAACTGGCCACCCGGATGGCAGGCAGCCAGGACCTCTTCGACCACAGCGATCGTGGGCCTCTGGCGAGCGTCAACTACGTCGCCGCACACGACGGTTTCACCACCGCAGATGTCACCACCTACGCCGACAAGCACAACGAGGCCAACGGCGAACACAATCGGGACGGGCACGGGGACAACCGCTCCTACAACCACGGCATCGAAGGTGTCAGCACCGACCCGCAGATCCAGGCACTCCGACGACGCAGCATCCGCAACCTGCTGGCCACCACACTGCTGGCCACCGGAGTTCCCATGCTCTGCGCCGGCGACGAGATCGGACGCACCCAACAGGGCAATAACAACGCCTACTGCCAGGACAACGAGATCAGTTGGATCGATTGGCAGTTGGAGCAGTGGCAGGAGGACCTGGCCGACACGGTCGGCTTCCTGACCCGACTCCGTAAGGAGAACCAGGTCTTCCGCCAAGCCAGTTTCTTCAGCCGACACCCCCGCCCGGGCGACAGCCGGGTCGACGTGCTCTGGTTCGGCCGCTACGGCGAACCCATGACCAGTCAGTCCTGGGAGGACCCCCGCTGTCGGGTGCTGCAGATGCTCCTCCTCGGCGACGGGATCACCTGTGCTTCTTTCCTCCTGGTCTTCCAGGGGAAACATGCCGCCGAGGAGGTCACCATGCCCCCCTTGTCCGGCGGGCGCAGCTACCGGTTGATCTGGGATTCCGGGTGGGAGCGCCCGGGCGACGGCGGACGGATCGACCCCGGCCATGTGACCGAGGTCGGGGCTGCCACTTTGCAGGTGTACCAACTGATCTGA
- a CDS encoding electron transfer flavoprotein subunit alpha/FixB family protein, giving the protein MTEVLVLVDHVDGSVRRTTAEMLTLAARLGEPSAVFVGDGAEAAAESLGKYGAAKIYAVGSEADGYLVAPVAEILAQLVGKTSPAAVLMSSSAHGKEIAARLSIKTSSGLITDAVDVRAGGEGVETTQSVFAGSYTVQATVTQGTPIITVKPNSCAPQEASVEAAVEQVDVALSESAKAARITERKEKQKTGRPELTEAAIVVSGGRGTGGDFSPVEAFADTLGAAVGASRAAVDAGWYPHTSQIGQTGKQVSPQLYVACGISGAIQHRAGMQTSKTIIAINKDEEAPIFELVDFGVVGDLFEILPQADAQVKAARD; this is encoded by the coding sequence ATGACCGAGGTTCTCGTTCTGGTCGACCACGTCGACGGGTCCGTGCGAAGGACGACGGCGGAGATGCTGACCTTGGCGGCCCGCTTGGGTGAGCCTTCTGCAGTGTTCGTCGGCGATGGCGCCGAGGCTGCGGCCGAGTCACTGGGGAAGTACGGCGCAGCGAAGATCTATGCGGTCGGCAGCGAGGCCGATGGCTACCTGGTGGCGCCGGTGGCGGAGATCCTGGCGCAGTTGGTGGGGAAGACGTCGCCGGCGGCGGTGCTCATGTCGAGTAGTGCGCATGGCAAAGAGATCGCCGCCCGGCTGTCGATCAAGACCTCGTCCGGTTTGATCACCGATGCAGTGGATGTACGGGCCGGTGGCGAGGGCGTGGAGACGACTCAGTCGGTCTTCGCCGGCTCCTATACCGTGCAGGCGACGGTGACCCAGGGGACGCCGATCATCACGGTGAAACCTAATTCGTGTGCGCCGCAAGAAGCCTCTGTCGAGGCAGCGGTCGAGCAGGTGGATGTGGCCTTGTCGGAGTCGGCCAAGGCGGCTCGGATCACCGAGCGTAAGGAGAAGCAGAAAACTGGTCGTCCGGAGTTGACGGAGGCGGCCATCGTGGTCTCCGGTGGGCGGGGAACCGGCGGCGACTTCTCCCCGGTGGAGGCTTTCGCCGACACCCTGGGTGCCGCAGTGGGGGCTTCGCGGGCGGCGGTCGACGCGGGCTGGTATCCCCACACCTCGCAGATCGGTCAGACGGGCAAGCAGGTCAGCCCTCAGTTGTATGTGGCTTGTGGGATCTCCGGGGCGATCCAGCATCGGGCCGGCATGCAGACCTCCAAGACGATCATCGCGATCAACAAGGACGAAGAAGCTCCGATCTTCGAGCTGGTCGACTTCGGCGTGGTCGGGGATCTCTTCGAGATTCTTCCGCAGGCGGATGCGCAGGTGAAAGCCGCTCGCGACTGA
- a CDS encoding methionine synthase: MRVIRDLLTDETRTGRSGIPYVPETPGRGPGADMIGRTAGMLVDMPVDLQPSGWRIVDRPGRDQARAQGYLRNDLDELAEAFEGYRGILKLQVAGPWTMAAELRVHRGERSLVDLGACRDVSASLAEGVKEHLADVRRLLPEAKLVVQLDEPLLPAVLAGSLPTSSGFGRLRAVDPEEIRRRLSEVVETVRQSLSGGESADSADRSPMSAAGEGVLIHCCADRVPVSLLRQTGADALAVDISKLDVRGWESVAVAVESGIGLWAGVPVPSGAIPTAHALAAPVRTAWHELGLERWLLDHVVLTPSCGLAGHSPAEATLVHRRLVEAAAELVEEAER, encoded by the coding sequence ATGCGTGTCATACGAGATCTCCTGACCGACGAGACTCGTACCGGTCGCTCCGGTATTCCCTATGTGCCGGAGACCCCGGGAAGAGGCCCCGGTGCCGACATGATCGGACGGACCGCAGGGATGCTCGTCGACATGCCGGTTGACCTGCAGCCCTCTGGATGGCGGATCGTCGACCGGCCCGGTCGGGATCAGGCTAGGGCGCAAGGCTATCTGCGCAACGACCTGGATGAACTCGCGGAAGCATTCGAAGGGTATCGAGGCATCCTCAAGCTCCAGGTGGCCGGGCCCTGGACCATGGCTGCCGAGCTACGGGTACATCGAGGTGAACGGAGCCTGGTCGACCTAGGGGCTTGTAGGGATGTCTCGGCCTCCTTGGCCGAGGGGGTCAAGGAACATCTGGCCGACGTGCGTCGCCTTCTTCCCGAGGCGAAACTCGTCGTCCAACTGGACGAGCCGCTCCTGCCTGCGGTTCTGGCCGGGAGCCTTCCGACGAGCAGCGGGTTCGGACGGTTGCGTGCCGTCGACCCTGAGGAGATTCGTCGGCGGCTCTCCGAGGTTGTCGAGACCGTTCGTCAGTCTTTGTCCGGTGGAGAATCTGCGGACTCAGCGGATCGCAGCCCGATGAGTGCGGCTGGCGAGGGCGTGCTGATCCACTGTTGTGCAGACCGGGTTCCGGTGTCACTCCTGCGGCAGACCGGTGCCGACGCCCTGGCGGTGGACATCTCCAAGCTCGATGTCCGTGGATGGGAATCGGTGGCTGTGGCAGTGGAGAGTGGGATCGGTCTGTGGGCTGGAGTGCCCGTGCCATCAGGTGCGATACCCACCGCTCATGCCTTGGCTGCGCCGGTTCGTACTGCCTGGCATGAGCTCGGGCTGGAACGGTGGCTACTCGATCACGTGGTGCTCACCCCGTCCTGCGGGCTGGCCGGACACAGCCCCGCTGAGGCGACCCTCGTCCATCGAAGGCTGGTCGAAGCTGCGGCTGAGCTCGTCGAGGAGGCTGAACGTTAA
- a CDS encoding acyltransferase, translating into MRKLLAHARWAVTRGAVRPRDLASYARMAAISARCPDVTFLGPCFIYEDVVIEARRGYGRVVIGPWTHIGPGSRLRCHEGTLRVGAKTVFGARCTVNTWLDVEIGDACLFGDDVYLCDFDHITTSTQVPIKDQGIVKSPVRVGDDVWLGTKTVVTRGARLGHGCVVGASSVVRGDFSPFSVVVGAPARLVRYRDQVQEEMRMAATAGLASAEVLPVAVELPGVNGFVPSFSSFSDFAISDRRGFSFRFPGEGRAR; encoded by the coding sequence ATGAGGAAGTTGCTGGCGCACGCGCGATGGGCGGTGACGCGGGGGGCGGTGCGCCCTCGTGACCTGGCCTCTTACGCGCGCATGGCGGCGATCTCGGCGAGATGTCCGGATGTGACCTTTTTGGGGCCCTGTTTCATCTACGAGGATGTCGTGATCGAGGCCCGGCGAGGGTACGGGCGGGTCGTTATCGGGCCGTGGACGCACATTGGGCCGGGGTCCCGACTGCGCTGTCATGAGGGGACTCTCCGTGTGGGGGCCAAAACGGTTTTCGGTGCGCGGTGCACGGTGAACACGTGGTTGGACGTGGAGATCGGGGATGCGTGCCTGTTCGGTGACGACGTCTACTTGTGCGATTTCGACCACATCACCACGAGCACGCAGGTGCCCATCAAGGATCAGGGGATCGTGAAGTCTCCGGTCAGGGTGGGAGACGACGTCTGGCTGGGAACGAAGACGGTGGTGACGCGGGGCGCCCGGCTGGGACATGGCTGCGTGGTGGGCGCGTCGTCAGTGGTGCGGGGGGATTTCTCGCCCTTCTCCGTGGTGGTGGGGGCGCCGGCGCGTCTGGTGCGTTATCGCGATCAGGTGCAGGAGGAGATGCGGATGGCGGCGACGGCCGGCCTGGCTTCTGCGGAGGTACTCCCGGTGGCGGTGGAACTTCCCGGGGTCAACGGTTTCGTTCCTTCTTTCTCGTCGTTCTCGGATTTTGCGATCTCGGACCGTCGGGGATTCTCGTTCCGCTTCCCGGGGGAGGGCCGGGCTCGCTGA
- a CDS encoding cysteine desulfurase family protein, whose amino-acid sequence MSVYLDHAATSPIRPEVAQVVHEAMLELGNPSSLHSGGRATRRRVEEAREDLADALGARPSEVLFTSGGTESDNLAVKGLYRHRRAADPRRCRLVVSSAEHSAVLDSVEDLVTHEGAEVTWVDPDRNGVVGADSFRAAIEDDELGGPDNVVGVLGMWANNETGVVQPIGGISTVAGEYGLPVFTDAVQAVGKVPVDFAGSGATLLAATGHKIGGPVGTGILLATRDAPMRAISHGGGQERRLRSGTLAMPLIVGLARAVRLAVDRSAEEAGRLAELRDRLVRGVLDTVQGSRVTGVWEPGDVVQRVPTHAHVLIPGCEGDSLLFLLDAAGVACSTGSACHAGVPQPSHVLLAMGYPEDEARGALRLTLGWSSTQGDVDMFLSALPEAVERAQRAHAATVARAAAREGSR is encoded by the coding sequence GTGAGTGTCTACCTCGACCATGCCGCCACTTCGCCGATCCGTCCGGAGGTGGCGCAGGTGGTGCATGAGGCCATGCTCGAACTGGGCAACCCCAGCTCACTGCACAGCGGCGGCCGCGCCACCCGTCGGCGAGTGGAGGAAGCACGCGAGGATCTGGCCGATGCTCTGGGAGCACGCCCCTCGGAAGTTCTCTTCACCTCCGGCGGTACCGAGTCGGACAATCTCGCGGTCAAGGGTCTGTACCGGCATCGCCGAGCAGCGGACCCTCGCCGCTGTCGACTCGTGGTCTCCTCTGCTGAACACTCTGCGGTGCTGGACAGCGTCGAGGACCTCGTCACCCATGAAGGTGCCGAAGTCACCTGGGTCGATCCAGATCGGAACGGGGTCGTCGGCGCAGATTCCTTCCGTGCTGCGATCGAGGACGACGAACTCGGTGGACCGGACAATGTCGTTGGCGTCCTCGGGATGTGGGCCAACAACGAGACCGGGGTGGTCCAGCCCATCGGTGGGATCAGCACGGTCGCCGGCGAGTACGGCCTGCCCGTATTCACCGATGCCGTCCAAGCCGTCGGCAAGGTCCCCGTGGATTTCGCAGGGAGCGGTGCGACTCTCCTCGCCGCCACCGGGCATAAGATCGGTGGCCCGGTAGGCACCGGGATACTGTTGGCCACACGGGATGCGCCGATGCGGGCGATCAGCCACGGTGGGGGACAGGAACGTCGCCTGCGCAGCGGCACCTTGGCGATGCCTTTGATCGTCGGTCTGGCACGCGCGGTACGCCTCGCGGTGGATCGCAGTGCTGAGGAAGCAGGGCGCTTGGCCGAGCTGCGTGACCGGTTGGTCAGAGGGGTCCTCGACACGGTTCAGGGTTCGAGGGTCACCGGTGTGTGGGAGCCAGGTGACGTGGTCCAGCGGGTGCCCACGCATGCGCATGTCCTCATTCCTGGATGCGAGGGTGATTCCCTGCTCTTCTTGCTGGATGCCGCAGGGGTGGCCTGTTCCACCGGTTCGGCCTGCCACGCCGGGGTTCCGCAACCCAGCCATGTCCTGTTGGCGATGGGCTACCCGGAGGACGAAGCCCGTGGCGCCTTACGCCTCACGCTCGGGTGGTCGAGCACCCAGGGCGATGTCGACATGTTTTTGAGTGCGTTGCCTGAGGCTGTGGAACGGGCGCAACGGGCCCATGCGGCCACCGTGGCCCGGGCCGCGGCGCGGGAAGGGAGCCGTTGA